The following coding sequences are from one Plasmodium gaboni strain SY75 chromosome 10, whole genome shotgun sequence window:
- a CDS encoding protein phosphatase inhibitor 3: MCPMHSSSTTTTTYVQDTNTKNDNNANTSTIVRILKLAPQKAVRWDENTIDNENAQKKSSKVCCIYHRPKNFGESSDSESDLDSDVEKPDIKKKCNSSCKKDNPNNYKNEELELKK, from the exons atgtgtCCTATGCATTCATCATCTACAACCACTACTACGTATGTTCAAGATacaaatacaaaaaatgaTAACAATGCAAACACTAGTACTATTGTTAGAATTTTAAAACTGGCTCCACAAAAAGCTGTAAGGTGGGATGAAAACACTATTGATAATGAGAATGCTCAAAAGAAGTCATCCAAAG TATGTTGCATTTATCACAGACCAAAAAATTTTGGTGAAAGTTCTGATTCTGAATCGGATTTAGATTCAGATGTAGAAAAACCAGATATCAAAA AAAAATGCAACTCAAGTTGCAAAAAGGACAATCCAAATAACTATAA GAACGAAGAATtagaattaaaaaaataa
- a CDS encoding hypothetical protein (conserved Plasmodium protein, unknown function) — MSEIKLKLESNFNKEGEQQKDDTIKSNETYEEENEEFSNIVNKYSDFYKNLYAFIESKSCYINLIYNCKREEETQVETNKKYKTTYSNYEQSSKVEKKTPEESSFNKIKEIVKEKFPKSSDEKIELYLKEIINEAPQENCSLHKILFVRNEQNIFIKHNLISYLFNFIDCKTLLKLKGCSKIDSEVVSMYYRKILYTLSFKDDNIKTNIHYWNNVINYFFYRCANLKPINRMNYPAVLKNLEQNKNFCVITPESMDSCIYISSDYFKENLITSCTHKKPLPHTCNVKNEISGIKTLKTQQIELNEFIQEYYKRLTINDDEIMWNVCYFRKSKEFLTILLLEFLKSMLTVLNKYNGKCIFKKTEYLVNCGHHITHRIWIQMFYEYGFESVDADKKKNIKNDSITQQEDGNNRTLYLTIADHYKWDA, encoded by the exons ATGAgtgaaataaaattaaaactGGAATCAAACTTCAACAAAGAAGGAGAACAACAAAAAGACGATACAATAAAAAGTAATGAAACGtatgaagaagaaaatgaagagTTTTCTAACATAGTAAATA aatatagcgatttttataaaaaccTATATGCTTTCATTGAGTCCAAGAGTTGTTAcattaatttaatatataattgtaaaAGGGAAGAGGAAACACAAGTGGAgacaaacaaaaaatacAAAACAACTTATAGTAATTATGAACAATCTTCAAAAGTCGAAAAGAAAACGCCAGAAGAAAGTTCTttcaataaaataaaagaaatagTAAAAGAGAAATTTCCCAAGTCTTCTGATGAAAAAATTGAATTATACCTCAAGGAAATAATAA ATGAGGCGCCTCAAGAAAATTGCTCTCTTCATAAAATACTCTTCGTTAGGaatgaacaaaatatatttatcaagCACAATTTAATAagttatttatttaattttatagaCTGTAAAACATTATTGAAACTTAAAGGATGCTCTAAAATCGATAGTGAAGTTGTAAGTATGTActatagaaaaatattatatactttATCATTCaaagatgataatataaaaacaaatatacATTACTGGAATAAtgtaataaattattttttttatcgATGTGCAAATCTTAAACCAATAAATAGAATGAATTACCCTGCAGTATTAAAAAATCtagaacaaaataaaaatttctGTGTTATAACCCCAGAATCTATGGATTcttgtatttatattagttcagattattttaaagaaaatttaataaCATCATGTACTCATAAAAAACCTCTACCTCATACTTGTAATGTCAAAAATGAAATTTCAGGCATAAAAACTTTAAAAACACAACAAATTGAATTAAATGAGTTTATACAggaatattataaaagattaacaattaatgatgatgaaatTATGTGGAATGTATGTTATTTTAGAAAATCAAAAGAATTCCTAACCATACTATTGTTagaatttttaaaaagtatGCTCACCGTtttaaacaaatataatgggaaatgtatttttaaaaaaacagAATATCTAGTTAATTGTGGACATCATATTACACACAGAATATGGATACAAATGTTTTATGAGTATGGATTCGAATCAGTAGATGCcgacaaaaaaaaaaatatcaaaaatGATTCTATTACTCAGCAGGAAGATGGTAATAATAGGACATTATATTTAACCATAGCTGACCATTATAAGTGGGACGCATAA
- a CDS encoding hypothetical protein (conserved Plasmodium protein, unknown function), with amino-acid sequence MNIRHIIFLLLFVCILNVRHINTGDLLSSSSIRHLIKNTYLLNKPKNLYHFSFFYLYNTLRCTLTDKVFEIYEDEKYEKEIFLIKKNLENLKKQKENKNLWIFFEFNLFDSLISSIEEIESNMKKFDIGFLEIYNELKLSDRRFKEVTKHELNICKEEIIFDVEEIGLLLSIVPFVLETLDISQNNYLSEFHYTLEKTLNFFNIFMSLINEHNVNIINIDKKEINVFLKVKDSFDFIKSNEENLFSLHDEIILKNKYGEILIKDLFLLFKKIFFIEIDENLIYFNYIDIIPIYIKTKNGLLKSRYYNMENYFYALIENTYKQDLQINEGIILIKILKQYKINSDTKLAYYFDSDIIYKTIIHQIYKQTSHISNIHFYFLYSQNIDSTNNLLTENDVSLSLIILINSDVDVDKLTQKFYTFSFPKDIFIRNEDINKQRIKVMGSCVYTKESQPPIFYGFFSQGLSTYNLFKIIDLLKPNKKLLYLSIEKADDNNQIRAQVIAERILMNSKELFETVLLFERDDIIKYDKFDYIDKCDVCLVGYRGLYTLYFCIFIPVLVSLLICYFLYKRKIKNKQNMVDMKNKDFINELKSIEPSIIPLK; translated from the exons ATGAATATAAGACacattatttttcttctcCTTTTTGTATGCATTCTTAATGTACGACATATAAATACAG gCGATTTGCTTTCTTCCAGTTCTATAAGacatttaataaaaaatacatatcTACTGAATAAACCGAAAAATTTGTATCacttttcttttttttatttgtataacACCTTAAGATGTACATTGACTGATAAAGTTTTTGAAATTTATGAGGATGAgaaatatgaaaaagaaatatttttgattaaaaaaaatttagaaaatctaaaaaaacaaaaagaaaataaaaacttATGGATTTTCTTTGAGTTCAACCTTTTTGATTCTCTTATATCATCC ATTGAAGAGATAGAGAgtaatatgaaaaaatttGATATAGGATTTTTGGAAATTtataatgaattaaaattatCAGATCGTAGATTTAAAGAAGTTACAAAGCATGAACTGAATATATgtaaagaagaaataatttttgATGTTGAAGAAATTGGTCTTTTACTTTCTATTGTTCCATTCGTTCTAGAAACATTAG atatatcacaaaataattatctGAGCGAGTTCCACTACACTCTAGAGAAAACACTCAACTTCTTCAACATTTTCATGTCCCTTATTAATGAACACaatgttaatataataaatatcgacaaaaaggaaatcaacgtatttttaaaagtaaAGGATTCTTTCGATTTTATAAAATCAAACGAAGAAAATCTATTCTCTTTACATGatgaaattatattaaaaaataaatatggagaaatattaataaaagatttatttcttttatttaaaaaaatattttttatagaaatagatgaaaatttaatatactttaattatatagatattattcctatatatataaaaacaaaaaatggattattaaaatcaagatattataatatggaaaattatttttatgcCTTAATAGAGAATACATATAAACAGGATTTACAAATTAATGAAggtattattttaataaaaatattaaaacaatataaaataaattcaGATACAAAATTAGCTTATTATTTTGACTcagatattatatataaaactataatacatcaaatatataaacaaacATCTCATATATCtaatatacatttttatttcctaTATTCTCAAAATATAGATAGTACAAACAATTTATTAACAGAAAATGATGTATCCTTAAGTCTTatcattttaattaattcAGATGTAGATGTAGATAAATTAACTCaaaaattttatacatTCTCTTTTCCAAAggatatatttataagaaatgaagacataaataaacaaaGAATAAAAGTCATGGGATCCTGTGTATATACCAAAGAATCACAACCACCTATTTTTTATGGATTCTTTTCTCAAGGACTTAGTACATATAatctttttaaaattatagaCTTATTAAAGCCAAATAAGAAgcttttatatttatctataGAAAAGGCAGATGATAATAATCAAATTAGGGCTCAGGTAATCGCAGAAAGGATACTGATGAATTCCAAGGAATTGTTTGAGACTGTTTTGTTATTTGAGCGAGAT gatattattaaatatgaCAAATTTGATTACATTGACAAATGCGATGTATGCCTTGTGGGTTACAGAGGACTCtatacattatatttttgtatattcaTACCAGTACTAGTTAGTTTActtatatgttattttttatataaacgtaaaataaaaaataagcAGAATATGGTCgatatgaaaaataaagatTTTATTAACGAACTCAAGTCGATTGAACCCAGTATAATTCCTCTAAagtag
- a CDS encoding putative ribosome maturation factor RimM: MIVLSTYKKCLVLLYYFFLFWVLKYYKLSCKYNNFKNNIYFLKERRNNIIYLFNNYKKEIFIYHYSNRKGKPRSIPLFVHPRNCFIYKKNENQTLNAPFLTKRRIYINNNNRTKKNIFSLLFVFFSRIKYHGGGEKKKKLYYNNVAKRNIRLNEKKDNTYENHNQCDHNIKKNNNMKENLEKGESEHDTQIDNTDEEINQSERKFLTDTKYYKRSKYSKAGYIKEKNNNNNSNIIEKHQEETKKKKKEKKGVDLFDDFLNDRYNIYYTENKEDLFEKKKKNEKKMSLPDFFILNYYLDKNRKNNLDLINDINHNNNIMKVGSNSTSSFSNMIKNTLQKNVSEEKVDSNNGNINNDSKKNRNDNHSSDSSSDSSSGYNNYQSYSKHTEFINNYSVIGQIIGVHGLLGWLKIISFTTFNDIRFEPGCYRYIFMNNYNYPLPIKILEVKESQKISFLYIKIEGINTRGDALKLKNCLICDDKRTFPDIGENQYISTDLLNFDIYIFNDFSHTSIGNVNGFLSKYDYINSKSVQEISDDLIKIHLKKNISLEKVFNIINVAKLYNQKNNSSNLQDSQYNSPIKNIQSIKVLINKSDTNNTYEENIDDTNIPSEPIKNDKNYYDSLDNFDGYTYKKIFKCDYCDHIFDDIKEASIHENSHFSSDEELLYNHTNIDASDKQKVYEVTKDQAKKLKNIQYFLVPIVKEKTIRSVHYEDKKIYLDISTIFLLDDNK, encoded by the exons ATGATTGTACTCTCaacttataaaaaatgcctagttttattatattatttttttcttttctgGGTCcttaaatattataagtTAAGctgtaaatataataattttaagaacaatatttattttttaaaagaacgaagaaataatataatatatttatttaataattataaaaaagaaatttttatttatcattattcAAATAGAAAAGGTAAACCAAGAAGTATACCTCTTTTTGTTCATCCACGtaattgttttatttacaagaaaaatgaaaatcAAACTCTCAATGCTCCTTTTTTAACGAAGAGaaggatatatattaataataacaacagAACTAAAAAGAACATCTTctctttattatttgtttttttttcaagAATAAAGTATCATGGGGGGggtgaaaaaaaaaaaaaattatattataacaacGTGGCGAAAAGGAATATACgattaaatgaaaaaaaagataatacATATGAAAATCATAACCAGTGTgatcataatataaaaaaaaataataacatgAAGGAGAATCTTGAAAAAGGAGAATCTGAACATGACACACAGATAGATAACACagatgaagaaataaaCCAGAGTGAGAGAAAATTTCTGACAGACActaaatattataaacGAAGTAAATATTCTAAAGCtggatatataaaagaaaaaaataataataataatagtaatattatTGAAAAACATCAGgaagaaacaaaaaaaaaaaaaaaagaaaaaaaggGGGTAGACCTTTTTGatgattttttaaatgatagatataatatttattatacaGAAAATAAAGAGGATTTgtttgaaaaaaaaaaaaaaaatgaaaaaaaaatgagtTTACCagatttttttattttaaattattatctagataaaaatagaaagaataatttagatttaataaatgatataaatcataataataatataatgaaagTTGGATCTAATTCAACAAGTTCGTTTTCtaatatgataaaaaatacgttacaaaaaaatgtatCAGAAGAAAAAGTAGATTCTAACAATGGCAATATAAACAATGatagtaaaaaaaatagaaatgATAATCATAGTAGTGATAGTAGTAGTGATAGTAGTAGTggttataataattatcagTCCTATAGTAAACATACAGAATtcataaataattatagtGTCATAGGACAAATAATTGGAGTACATGGTCTTTTAGGTTGgttaaaaattataagtTTTACTACATTTAATGATATACGTTTTGAACCTGGTTGTTATCgctatatatttatgaataattataattatcctttacctataaaaatattagaaGTAAAAGAATCACAAAAGatttcttttctttatataaaaatagaagGTATTAATACAAGAGGTGATGctttaaaattaaaaaattgCTTAATATGTGATGATAAAAGAACATTTCCAGATATAGGAGAAAACCAATATATATCTACAgatcttttaaattttgatatttatatttttaatgatTTTTCACATACATCTATTGGAAATGTAAATGGATTTCTATCGaaatatgattatataaatagtaAATCCGTACAAGAAATATCAGATgatttaattaaaatacatttaaaaaaaaatatttcacTAGAAAAAGtattcaatattattaatgtTGCTAAGTTAtataatcaaaaaaataattcttctAATCTTCAAGATTCACAATATAATAGTCCtatcaaaaatattcaaTCTATTAAAGtcttaataaataaatcagatacaaataatacatatgaagaaaatatagatGATACTAACATACCATCTGAGcctataaaaaatgataaaaattattatgacTCCTTAGATAATTTTGATGGATAcacttataaaaaaatatttaaatgtgATTATTGTGATCATATTTTTGATGACATCAAAGAAGCCAGTATACATGAGAATTCCCATTTCTCTTCAGACGAAGAACTTTTATATAACCATACAAATATTGATGCATCTGACAAACAAAAGGTTTATGAGGTAACAAAGGACCAGGCCAAGAAGctaaaaaatatacaata tTTTTTGGTGCCAATCGTAAAGGAAAAAACAATAAGGTCCGTTCATTATGaagacaaaaaaatataccTGGATATAAGTACCATTTTTTTGTTGGACGATAACAAATGA
- a CDS encoding hypothetical protein (conserved Plasmodium protein, unknown function) — MDDYLNEDADIKHRAWLLHFQQKRNNYKFNLTKKKNKKYIIKWIKVKDEESILYKWTQKKILNEKYNSEDDKDEKINEDDMK; from the exons atggATGATTACCTTAATGAAGATGCCGACATAAAACACCGAGCGTGGCTTCTCCACTTTcaacaaaaaagaaataattacaaatttaatttaacaaagaaaaaaaataaaaaatatattattaaatggatcaaa GTAAAAGATGAAGAaagtatattatataaatggacacaaaaaaaaatattaaacGAG aaatataattcAGAAGATGATAAAGACGAAAAAATAAACGAAGATGATAtgaaaat
- a CDS encoding hypothetical protein (conserved Plasmodium protein, unknown function), translating to MIFFKKGYKKLFIHFNYNVIIKHHFSSLDLNRVSLKKQRKEKFEEVWKNIIRKKYIKRIVDIFEIEEEKNKKPKNNNNKKKKKDEYDNIHLCDYKKLLDGAKTCYFVLGSEGVGKKFMIEKAKEIFMNSHNNEMRKKKKNIFFEYDCRERNDINFCMKMHTLEYSLRYKLLKELNDDIINNYINLKDIYEHMIYKDNINETYNMLSKWRDFFIHIYEHPELYDYFNKNDLKEINNYQQMIKENKYNYEMWYAFLDMLLRKLNVKVFCNYFNHFSAYLYFFKMLSDYEEYYYYKKYTKNILLNYTNGTFIHTYFLYIIQNLQHIYNYNFFFLFYHFHFFLLSSQPMRDFNFFIHLVNNNIHSIHYRFPIVIHAIKNLEIMKSIFMYNNIIIKWIRDQNIASQTKMRHLQKEQDNDLYLNKNQHDHNIKWNNHKNNTNNNMSFVQDFQYNIHNKMNHNMNISSFTNLYDNKSEEENQHIFEEHTFNRTNTIKNKTNKNEQMERSNYYKKYQDTLQNNKVNHIHINSYKTSDEYELIIHNIIEIDDFSYDMIKSILIPQFTNNEDICNYIYKYIGGNIQLIKIICKNLYELNQQFNENEIIKQIEDAKKQNITYDMDEEEDDILNSNKKKTIEQIITYKKNEKEKLFLKDLCEQVLHNFILNFEQKIIQFFALPNIEKMKINQYDNKETNEKYYENNNNKNNNKIKKKTNDHNSNNEHNIQNNKPLNFIQFYFTIFETIRYFLKKQKVFCHNIINLNNPILLGLIDVNIIHYNYQDKYLELTNKFYHILLLNYIEFNYKQYPLKLRIQYNVNYMLNYKIIEHEYKLLECKN from the coding sequence atgatattttttaaaaaaggaTATAAGAAATTATTCATTCATTTTAACTACAATGTAATTATAAAACATCATTTCAGTAGCTTAGATTTAAACAGAGTTagtttaaaaaaacaaagGAAAGAAAAATTTGAGGAGGTATGGAAGAATATTATTCGTAAGaagtatataaaaagaattgtagatatttttgaaatagaagaagaaaaaaataaaaaaccaaaaaacaacaacaacaaaaaaaaaaaaaaagatgaatatgataatatacatttatgTGATTATAAAAAACTTTTGGATGGTGCTAAAACGTGTTATTTTGTTTTAGGATCTGAAGGTGTAGGTAAAAAATTTATGATTGAAAAGGCTAAGGAGATATTTATGAATAGTCATAATAATGAgatgagaaaaaaaaagaagaatatattttttgaatatgATTGTAGAGAAAGGAATGATATAAACTTTTGTATGAAAATGCATACACTTGAATATTCTTTACgatataaattattaaaagaattaaatgatgatataataaataattatataaatcttaaggatatatatgaacatatgatatataaagataatataaatgaaacttataatatgttatcAAAGTGGAGAGATTTctttatacatatatatgagCATCCAgaattatatgattattttaataagaatgatttaaaagaaattaataattatcaacagatgataaaagaaaataaatataattatgaaatGTGGTATGCATTTCTTGATATGCTTTTAAGAAAATTAAACGTTAAAGttttttgtaattattttaatCATTTCAGTgcttatttatattttttcaaaatgTTATCAGATTATgaagaatattattattataaaaaatatacaaaaaatattttattaaattatacTAATGGTACatttatacatacatactttttatatataattcaaaatttacaacatatatataactacaatttcttttttcttttttatcattttcatttttttttattaagtTCACAACCTATGAGAGattttaatttctttattcATTTAGTGAATAACAATATACATTCGATTCATTATAGATTTCCTATTGTCATTCATGCTATAAAAAATTTGGAAATTATGAAATCcatttttatgtataataatataatcattaAATGGATACGTGATCAAAATATAGCTAGCCAAACTAAAATGAGACACTTACAAAAGGAACAAGACAACGATTTGTATTTAAACAAAAACCAACACgatcataatataaaatggaataaccataaaaataatactaACAATAATATGTCTTTTGTGCAAGattttcaatataatatacataacaaaatgaaccacaatatgaatatttcttcttttactaatttatatgataataaatcTGAAGAAGAAAACCAACACATTTTTGAAGAACATACCTTCAATAGGACCAATacaataaaaaacaaaacaaacaaaaatgAACAGATGGAAAGAagtaattattataaaaaatatcaagacacattacaaaataataaagtaaatcatattcatataaattctTATAAAACTTCTGATGAATATGaattaataattcataatataatagaAATAGACGATTTCTCATATGATATGATAAAATCCATTTTAATACCACAATTTACaaataatgaagatatatgtaattatatttataaatatatcgGAGGTAATATTCAGttgataaaaattatatgcAAAAACTTATACGAATTAAACCAACAGtttaatgaaaatgaaatcATTAAACAAATTGAAGATGCAAAGAAACAAAATATTACTTATGATATGGACGAAGAAGAAGatgatattttaaattctaataaaaaaaaaaccatagaacaaattataacgtataaaaaaaatgaaaaagaaaaattatttttaaaagatttaTGTGAACAAGTGTTACATAATTTTATCTTAAACTTTGAACAAAAAATCATACAATTTTTTGCCTTACcaaatatagaaaaaatgaaaattaatcaatatgataataaggaaacaaatgaaaaatattatgaaaataataataataagaataataataaaattaaaaaaaaaacaaatgatCATAACTCTAATAATGAAcataatatacaaaataataaaccattaaattttatacaattttattttactaTTTTTGAAACCATCcgttattttttaaaaaaacaaaaagtATTTTgtcataatattattaatcTAAACAATCCTATACTTTTAGGCTTAATCgatgtaaatataatacattataattatcaaGATAAATATCTAGAattaacaaataaattttatcatatcttattattgaattatatagaatttaattataaacaATATCCCCTCAAACTGAGGATTCAATACAATGTTAATTATATGCttaattataaaatcaTAGAGCACGAGTATAAGTTATTGGAATGTAAAAATTGA
- a CDS encoding putative phosphatidylinositol N- acetylglucosaminyltransferase subunit A, with protein MEDAVSEYNIYKKEKDKNIIYKKERKCCICMVSDFFYPNLGGIETHIFELSKNLIKKGFKVIVVTNFNNNRHGIRWMGNGIKVYYLPFQPFLDVVSFPNIIGTLPLCRNILYREKVDIVHGHQATSALAHQFILHAKTLGIKTIYTDHSLYSFSDKGCIHVNKLLKYCINDVDHSICVSHTNRENLVLRTESNPYKTSVIGNALDTTKFVPCISKRPKFPRINIIVISRLTYRKGIDLIVKVIPLVCQKYPFIKFIIGGEGPKRLLLEEMREKYHLHNSVVLLGKVKQENVKNVLQTGHIFLNTSLTEAFCIAIIEAASCGLLVISTDVGGISEVLPRDMMILAKPNHIELCKAVDKALKIVQKVDSNLFHQRLTKMYSWEKVAEKTEKVYMKVLNYANPSLFNRIRKIYEINTVFSIIYIFIIMISYIGCQILEWLMPRQNIEEVVSFPHFYDDENKNEK; from the exons ATGGAAGATGCAGTTAGCGAATAcaatatatacaaaaaggaaaaagataaaaatataatttacaaaaaagaaagaaaatgTTGTATTTGCATGGTGAgtgattttttttatccAAATTTGGGAGGAATAGAAACTCACATTTTTGAATTGTCTAAGaatttgataaaaaagg GTTTCAAAGTTATAGTTGTAAcaaattttaataataataggCATGGTATAAGATGGATGGGTAACGGTATTAAGGTTTATTATTTGCCCTTCCAGCCTTTTTTAGATGTAGTGAGTTTTCCAAATATTATAGGGACTTTACCACTATgtagaaatatattatataggGAAAAGGTGGACATAGTACATGGTCACCAG GCTACGTCTGCATTAGCTCATCAATTCATTCTTCATGCCAAAACGTTAGGAATAAAAACCATTTATACAGACCACTCCTTATATAGTTTTTCAGACAAAGGATGCATCCATGTAAACAAATTATTGAAATATTGTATAAATGATGTTGATCATTCTATATGTGTTTCACATACGAATAGAGAAAATTTAGTTTTGAGAACAGAAAGTAATCCATATAAAACATCTGTTATAGGAAATGCCCTTGATACTACAAAATTTGTTCCTTGTATTAGTAAAAGACCAAAGTTTCCaagaataaatattattgttataaGTAGGTTAACATATAGGAAAGGTATAGATTTGATAGTTAAGGTAATACCATTAGTATGTCAAAAATATCCattcataaaatttattatagGAGGAGAAGGTCCTAAAAGATTGTTATTAGAAGAAATGAGAGAAAAGTATCACTTACATAATTCGGTTGTATTATTAGGAAAAGTAAAACAagaaaatgtaaaaaatgttttacAAACTGgtcatatatttttaaatacatCATTAACAGAAGCTTTCTGTATTGCTATAATTGAAGCAGCTAGTTGTGGTTTGCTTGTCATATCAACGGATGTAGGTGGAATATCTGAAGTCTTACCACGTGATATGATGATTTTAGCTAAACCCAATCATATCGAATTATGTAAAGCAGTCGATAAAGCATTAAAAATTGTACAAAAGGTCGACTCGAATTTATTTCACCAAAgg CTAACCAAAATGTACTCTTGGGAAAAAGTAGCTGAAAAGACG GAAAAGGTGTATATGAAAGTATTAAATTACGCAAATCCAAGCTTGTTTAATAGgataagaaaaatatacGAAATTAATACAGTTTTta GTATAATTTACATATTCATAATTATGATAAGTTATATTGGATGTCAAATATTAGAATGGCTCATGCCAAG ACAAAACATTGAAGAGGTCGTTAGCTTTCCTCATTTTTATGATGAcgaaaataaaaatgaaaaataa
- a CDS encoding putative DER1-like protein, translating to MDISGPEVWYNNLPNVTKYVITLIFLVTLLITCNLLNVVYILLDWNLIYYKYHIWRIFLNFLYVGKFSLSWVFFMSLFAQFSSSLEKNAIFTSPGSYLYFITIQCTFLSLISILFYWPRGYPFLGNSLLFAIIYYWSRREAWSHVSIYFFTVKGYQLPFALIFLHLIMGQSLWVDIMGLLSGHVYYFFREILPREGGPNLLDKTPKIFDKIMLKLQEFRLNNGIRNNFQRYGYTNINNSRGTNNNNGTNRRVFIGRGVRLGDS from the exons ATGGATATATCTGGTCCAGAAGTATGGTATAATAATTTACCGAACGTAACAAAATATGTGATAacattaatttttttagTTACCTTATTGATAACGTGTAATTTATTGAACGTTGTATATATCCTATTAGATTGgaatttaatatattataaatatcatatatgGAGAATTTTTCTGaactttttatatgttGGTAAATTTTCCCTTTCATGGGTATTCTTTATGTCTTTATTTGCTCAATTCTCATCATctttagaaaaaaatgcAATTTTCACATCACCAGGatcttatttatattttattaccATTCAATGTACCTTCTTATCTCTTATAAgtattttgttttattgGCCACGAG GTTATCCCTTTTTAGGAAATTCTCTCCTTTTTGCAATAATATACTATTGGTCAAGAAGAGAAGCATGGAGCCATGTTTCCATTTATTTCTTTACTGTTAAGGGATATCAATTACCCTTTGCATTAATTTTCTTACATTTAATTATGGGCCAATCTTTGTGGGTTGATATTATGGGGTTGTTATCAGGACATGTCTACTACTTTTTTAGAGAAATTTTACCAAGAGAAG GTGGTCCTAATCTTTTAGATAAAACACCCAAAATTTTTGATAAGATAATGCTAAAATTGCAAGAATTTCGTTTAAATAATGGAATAAGGAACAATTTCCAAAGATATGGATATAcgaatataaataattcaaggggtacaaataataataatggaACAAATAGAAGAGTTTTTATTGGAAGGGGTGTAAGACTAGGTGATAGTTAA